The proteins below are encoded in one region of Rhizobacter sp.:
- the dnaA gene encoding chromosomal replication initiator protein DnaA gives MSADLWQRGCERLAAELPEQQFNTWIRPLPAADVTDEGGDVAVASVQVPNRFKLDWIRNQYAGRIEAVLSELAGKPVRLDLTLAAREPQASGASAVRGTGPRSFTQALRQAPAANETPLPARPLAEGHSSANLPRHRLNPALTFDTLVPGRANQMARTAALHVAGAPGQMYNPLFIYGGVGLGKTHLVHAVGNALLADRADARVLYLHAEQFITDVVKNYQRKTFDELKAKYHQLDLLLIDDVQFFAGKERTQEEFFNAFEALLAKRAHIIMTSDTYPKGLVDIDERLTSRFDAGLTVAIEPPELEMRVAILMRKADSEGTSMPEDVAFFVAKNVRANVRELEGALRKILAYSRFSQKDINIQLAREALKDLLSIQNRQIGVENIQKTVADFYKIKVADMYSKKRPASIARPRQIAMYIAKEMTQKSLPEIGELFGGRDHTTVLHAVRKIAAERQKNTELNQQLHVLEQTLKG, from the coding sequence ATGAGCGCTGACCTCTGGCAACGTGGCTGCGAACGACTCGCGGCGGAGTTGCCCGAACAACAATTCAACACCTGGATCCGGCCCCTGCCGGCCGCTGACGTCACCGACGAGGGTGGTGACGTGGCCGTGGCCAGCGTGCAGGTGCCCAACCGCTTCAAGCTCGACTGGATCCGCAACCAATACGCTGGCCGCATCGAGGCCGTGCTGAGCGAGCTGGCCGGCAAGCCGGTGCGGCTCGACCTCACGCTTGCCGCCCGCGAGCCGCAGGCCTCGGGTGCAAGCGCGGTGCGCGGCACGGGCCCGCGCTCCTTCACACAGGCCTTGCGCCAGGCGCCGGCTGCCAACGAGACACCGCTGCCCGCCCGCCCCCTAGCCGAAGGCCACTCGAGCGCCAACCTGCCGCGCCACCGCCTCAACCCGGCGCTGACCTTCGACACCCTGGTGCCGGGCCGCGCCAACCAGATGGCCCGCACCGCCGCGCTGCACGTGGCCGGCGCCCCGGGCCAGATGTACAACCCGCTCTTCATCTACGGCGGGGTGGGCCTGGGCAAGACCCACCTGGTGCATGCGGTGGGCAATGCCTTGCTGGCCGACCGGGCCGATGCGCGTGTGCTCTACCTGCACGCCGAGCAGTTCATCACCGACGTGGTGAAGAACTACCAGCGCAAGACCTTCGACGAGCTCAAGGCCAAGTACCACCAGCTCGACCTGCTGCTGATCGACGACGTGCAGTTCTTCGCCGGCAAGGAGCGCACGCAGGAGGAGTTCTTCAACGCCTTTGAAGCACTCCTGGCCAAACGCGCGCACATCATCATGACCAGCGACACCTATCCCAAGGGATTGGTGGACATCGACGAGCGCCTCACCTCCCGCTTCGACGCCGGCCTGACCGTCGCCATCGAGCCGCCAGAACTCGAGATGCGCGTGGCCATCCTCATGCGCAAGGCCGACAGCGAGGGCACCTCGATGCCGGAAGACGTGGCCTTCTTCGTCGCGAAGAACGTGCGCGCCAACGTGCGCGAGCTCGAAGGGGCGCTGCGCAAGATCCTGGCCTATTCACGCTTCTCGCAGAAGGACATCAACATCCAGCTCGCCCGCGAGGCGCTGAAGGACCTGCTGTCGATCCAGAACCGCCAGATCGGCGTCGAGAACATCCAGAAGACGGTGGCCGACTTCTACAAGATCAAGGTCGCCGACATGTACAGCAAGAAGCGCCCGGCCAGCATCGCCCGGCCACGCCAGATCGCCATGTACATCGCCAAGGAAATGACGCAGAAGAGCCTGCCCGAGATCGGCGAACTCTTCGGGGGCCGCGACCACACCACGGTGCTGCACGCGGTGCGCAAGATCGCCGCCGAGCGCCAGAAGAACACCGAGCTCAACCAGCAGCTGCACGTGCTGGAACAGACCCTGAAAGGCTGA
- a CDS encoding DNA polymerase III subunit beta has translation MIVLKTAQEKVLSALQAVSGIVERRHTLPILANVLIRKTGGSIEFTTSDLEIQVRTLAEFEGDAGNFSTTVGARKLIDILRSLPSDQTVTLTANQNKLTLQGGKSRFTLQTLPADDFPLVQEAADFGPMFSVPQKTLKTLINQVHFAMAVHDIRYYLNGILFVAEGKSLTLVATDGHRLALAQANLDVEIPKQEVILPRKTVLELQRLLKDEDTPIEMRFAGNQAKFSFSGMEFVTKLVEGKFPDYNRVIPKNHKNSVTLGRAPLLASLQRAAILTSEKFKGVRVNIEPGSLRIASSNAEQEEAKEELEIDYGGDTIEIGFNVTYLMDVLANMSVDMVKLELQDTNSSVLITVPEQAGFKYVVMPMRI, from the coding sequence ATGATTGTCTTGAAGACAGCACAAGAAAAAGTATTGAGTGCGCTGCAAGCCGTCTCGGGCATCGTCGAGCGTCGGCACACGCTGCCGATCCTGGCCAACGTGCTGATCCGCAAGACCGGAGGGTCGATCGAGTTCACCACCAGCGACCTGGAGATCCAGGTGCGCACGCTGGCCGAGTTCGAGGGCGACGCCGGCAACTTCAGCACCACCGTCGGGGCCCGCAAGCTGATCGACATCCTGCGTTCGCTGCCCAGCGACCAGACCGTGACCCTCACCGCCAACCAGAACAAGCTGACCCTGCAAGGCGGCAAGAGCCGCTTCACGCTGCAGACGCTGCCGGCCGACGACTTCCCGCTGGTGCAGGAAGCCGCCGACTTCGGCCCGATGTTCAGCGTGCCGCAGAAGACGCTGAAGACCTTGATCAACCAGGTGCACTTTGCGATGGCGGTGCACGACATCCGCTACTACCTGAACGGCATCCTCTTCGTCGCCGAAGGCAAGAGCTTGACGCTGGTGGCCACCGACGGCCACCGCCTGGCGCTGGCCCAGGCCAACCTCGATGTCGAGATCCCGAAGCAGGAGGTGATCCTCCCGCGCAAGACGGTCCTCGAGCTGCAGCGCCTGCTCAAGGACGAAGACACGCCCATCGAGATGCGCTTCGCCGGCAACCAGGCCAAGTTCAGCTTCTCGGGCATGGAGTTCGTCACCAAGCTGGTCGAAGGCAAGTTCCCCGACTACAACCGCGTCATTCCGAAGAACCACAAGAACAGCGTGACGCTGGGCCGTGCACCGCTGCTCGCGAGCCTGCAGCGCGCCGCCATCCTGACGAGCGAGAAGTTCAAGGGGGTGCGCGTCAACATCGAACCGGGCAGCCTGCGCATCGCGTCGAGCAATGCCGAACAGGAAGAAGCTAAGGAAGAACTTGAGATCGACTACGGTGGCGACACCATCGAGATCGGCTTCAACGTGACCTACCTGATGGACGTGCTGGCCAACATGAGCGTGGACATGGTCAAGCTGGAATTGCAGGACACGAACTCCAGTGTGCTGATCACCGTGCCCGAGCAAGCCGGCTTCAAGTACGTGGTCATGCCCATGCGGATCTGA
- the gyrB gene encoding DNA topoisomerase (ATP-hydrolyzing) subunit B — protein sequence MTDVQNLPEEPPKKTAAEISAGYGEGSIQILEGLEAVRKRPGMYIGDTSDGTGLHHLVFEVVDNSIDEALAGHCDDIVVTIHSDNSISVIDNGRGIPTGVKMDDKHEPKRSAAEIALTELHAGGKFNQNSYKVSGGLHGVGVSCVNALSKWLRLTVRRDGKQHFIEFKKGVPQDRVLEMRDGFEVSPMKITGETEKRGTEVHFLPDDEIFQQNADFHYDILAKRLRELSFLNNGVKIRLVDERNNKEDNFAFAGGVKGFVDFINTGKKVLNPTVFHATGEKNSEQGTTITTEVAMQWNDGYSESVLCFTNNIPQRDGGTHLTGMRAAMTRVINKYIEDNELAKKAKVEVTGDDMREGLCCVLSVKVPEPKFSSQTKDKLVSSEVRGPVEDVVSKALTDFLLENPADAKIICGKIVEAARAREAARKAREMTRRKGVLDGMGLPGKLADCQEKDPSLCEIYIVEGDSAGGSAKQGRDRKFQAILPLRGKILNVERARFERLLTSNEILTLITALGTSIGKEEFNPDKLRYHRIIIMTDADVDGAHIRTLLLTFFYRQMPEIVERGHVYIAQPPLYKVKLGKEEQYLKDGHELDGYLLKVALKDAKLETGMGGAVLTGETLDTLARQYVLANNVVDRLAKWMDVEALRAMANGLELQLDTLEAAEQSAQALKAALHNAEVTAEFDTRMDKHILRISRMHHGNVKSSVITADFVHGADYEALSTAGRTFKGLVSAEAVVKRGEGDKQKEAKVTDFRQAMAWLIQQAENAVGRQRYKGLGEMNPEQLWETTMDPTVRRLLKVQIDDAIEADRVFTMLMGDEVEPRRDFIEQNALRAANIDV from the coding sequence ATGACCGACGTTCAAAACCTTCCTGAAGAACCGCCGAAGAAGACCGCTGCCGAGATCAGCGCCGGCTATGGCGAGGGCAGCATTCAGATCCTCGAAGGCCTGGAAGCCGTGCGCAAACGGCCCGGCATGTACATCGGCGACACCTCCGACGGCACCGGCCTGCACCACCTGGTGTTCGAGGTGGTCGACAACTCCATCGACGAAGCACTCGCCGGCCATTGCGACGACATCGTCGTCACCATCCACAGCGACAACTCCATCTCCGTCATCGACAACGGCCGTGGCATCCCGACCGGCGTGAAGATGGACGACAAGCACGAGCCCAAGCGCTCGGCCGCGGAGATTGCCCTGACCGAGCTGCACGCCGGCGGCAAGTTCAACCAGAACAGCTACAAGGTCTCGGGCGGCCTGCACGGTGTGGGCGTGTCGTGCGTGAACGCACTCTCGAAGTGGCTGCGCCTGACGGTGCGCCGCGACGGCAAGCAGCACTTCATCGAGTTCAAGAAGGGTGTGCCGCAGGACCGCGTGCTGGAGATGCGTGACGGCTTCGAAGTGAGCCCGATGAAGATCACCGGCGAAACCGAGAAGCGCGGCACCGAGGTGCACTTCCTGCCCGACGACGAGATCTTCCAGCAGAACGCCGACTTCCACTACGACATCCTCGCCAAGCGCCTGCGCGAACTTTCGTTCCTCAACAACGGCGTGAAGATCCGCCTCGTCGACGAGCGCAACAACAAGGAAGACAACTTCGCCTTCGCCGGCGGCGTGAAGGGCTTCGTCGACTTCATCAACACCGGCAAGAAGGTGCTCAACCCGACCGTCTTCCACGCCACCGGCGAGAAGAACAGCGAGCAGGGCACCACCATCACCACCGAAGTGGCGATGCAGTGGAACGACGGCTACAGCGAGTCGGTGCTCTGCTTCACCAACAACATCCCGCAGCGCGATGGTGGCACCCACCTGACCGGCATGCGCGCGGCGATGACGCGCGTCATCAACAAGTACATCGAAGACAACGAGCTGGCCAAGAAGGCCAAGGTCGAGGTCACCGGCGACGACATGCGCGAAGGGCTCTGTTGTGTCTTGAGCGTGAAGGTGCCCGAGCCCAAGTTCAGCAGCCAGACGAAAGACAAGCTGGTGTCGAGCGAAGTCCGCGGCCCGGTGGAAGACGTGGTGAGCAAGGCACTGACCGATTTCCTGCTCGAGAACCCGGCCGACGCCAAGATCATCTGCGGCAAGATCGTCGAAGCGGCCCGCGCCCGCGAAGCGGCCCGCAAGGCGCGCGAGATGACACGCCGCAAGGGCGTGCTCGACGGCATGGGCCTGCCCGGCAAGCTCGCCGACTGCCAGGAGAAAGACCCGTCGCTGTGCGAGATCTACATCGTGGAGGGTGACTCCGCCGGTGGCTCCGCCAAGCAGGGCCGCGACCGCAAGTTCCAGGCGATCCTGCCGCTGCGCGGCAAGATCCTCAACGTGGAGCGCGCGCGCTTCGAGCGCCTGTTGACCAGCAACGAAATCCTCACGCTGATCACTGCCCTCGGCACCAGCATCGGCAAGGAAGAGTTCAACCCCGACAAGCTGCGCTACCACCGCATCATCATCATGACCGACGCGGACGTGGACGGCGCGCACATCCGCACGCTGCTCTTGACCTTCTTCTACCGGCAGATGCCCGAGATCGTCGAGCGTGGCCATGTCTACATCGCGCAGCCGCCGCTCTACAAGGTCAAGCTCGGCAAGGAAGAGCAGTACCTGAAAGACGGCCACGAGCTCGACGGCTACCTGCTCAAGGTGGCGCTGAAAGACGCCAAGCTCGAAACTGGCATGGGCGGCGCCGTGCTGACCGGCGAGACGCTCGACACGCTGGCCCGCCAATACGTGCTCGCCAACAACGTGGTCGACCGCCTGGCCAAGTGGATGGACGTGGAAGCCCTGCGCGCGATGGCCAACGGCCTGGAACTCCAGCTCGACACGCTCGAAGCCGCCGAGCAGTCGGCCCAGGCGTTGAAGGCTGCGCTGCACAACGCCGAAGTCACCGCCGAGTTCGACACGCGCATGGACAAGCACATCCTGCGCATCAGCCGCATGCACCACGGCAACGTGAAGAGCAGCGTGATCACCGCCGACTTCGTGCACGGCGCCGACTACGAAGCGCTCAGCACGGCCGGCCGCACCTTCAAGGGACTGGTGAGCGCTGAAGCCGTGGTCAAGCGTGGCGAAGGCGACAAGCAGAAGGAAGCCAAGGTCACCGACTTCCGCCAGGCGATGGCGTGGCTGATCCAGCAGGCCGAAAACGCGGTGGGCCGTCAGCGCTACAAGGGCCTGGGCGAGATGAACCCCGAGCAGCTCTGGGAAACGACGATGGACCCGACCGTGCGCCGCCTGCTCAAGGTGCAGATCGACGACGCGATCGAGGCCGACCGTGTCTTCACCATGCTGATGGGCGACGAGGTGGAGCCGCGCCGCGACTTCATCGAGCAGAACGCGCTGCGCGCGGCCAACATCGACGTCTGA
- a CDS encoding SWIM zinc finger family protein has product MQWSLEGVVALAPDDASAKAARGLTSAGKWPLLGANDAAAWGECQGSGSKPYQTQVDFNGPAFRCSCPSRKFPCKHGLALLMMRAQDESLFKATDAPAWVSEWLASRHEKAQKQEERQREKASAPPPDPQAVAKREAQRWQRMTAAGEELQRWLADQLARGLGALNDETLRTWHTMAARMVDAQAPGLAFHVREAAQCAGRGVSSPERLLHRLGVLQLMCDALQRREQLSPEQQADLQSALGWPQDKAEVLASGPRMNDRWTVLGIAVEERDDKLTERRVWLHGQQTGRRACLLDHAFGGRGFEQSWLVGTGVEGALAFFPGAAGVRALWADAPAVPGPAVWPVATPAEERLAIAQRVSACPWTGTHPRVLAKAIVMIQGPKVLALSADEAVPLHLGEHNRWQLMASTGGRPCQLMGEWDGEQLVPLTAWRGPAEGVLWQRGAE; this is encoded by the coding sequence ATGCAGTGGAGCCTGGAGGGGGTGGTGGCGCTGGCGCCCGACGATGCGTCGGCAAAGGCAGCCCGTGGCCTGACCTCGGCGGGCAAGTGGCCGTTGCTCGGGGCGAACGATGCGGCGGCCTGGGGCGAGTGCCAGGGCAGCGGCTCCAAGCCCTACCAGACGCAAGTCGACTTCAACGGGCCGGCGTTTCGCTGCAGTTGCCCGAGCCGCAAGTTCCCCTGCAAGCACGGCTTGGCGTTGCTGATGATGCGGGCGCAGGACGAGTCGCTCTTCAAGGCAACCGACGCGCCGGCCTGGGTCAGCGAGTGGCTGGCCTCGCGCCACGAAAAGGCGCAGAAGCAGGAAGAGCGTCAGCGCGAGAAAGCGAGTGCTCCTCCGCCCGACCCGCAGGCGGTGGCCAAGCGCGAGGCCCAGCGTTGGCAACGCATGACGGCCGCAGGCGAAGAGCTGCAACGCTGGTTGGCCGATCAGCTCGCGCGGGGCCTCGGTGCCTTGAACGACGAGACCCTCCGGACCTGGCACACGATGGCAGCGCGTATGGTGGATGCGCAGGCGCCCGGCCTGGCCTTCCACGTGCGAGAGGCCGCACAGTGCGCCGGCCGTGGCGTGTCGTCGCCCGAGCGGCTGTTGCATCGCCTCGGGGTGTTGCAGCTCATGTGCGATGCGCTCCAGCGCCGCGAGCAGCTCTCGCCCGAGCAGCAGGCCGACCTGCAAAGTGCACTCGGGTGGCCGCAGGACAAGGCCGAGGTGCTGGCCAGCGGGCCCCGGATGAACGACCGCTGGACGGTGCTCGGCATCGCAGTCGAAGAACGCGATGACAAGCTGACCGAGCGCCGGGTGTGGCTGCACGGCCAGCAGACGGGCCGCCGTGCCTGCCTGCTGGACCATGCCTTCGGTGGGCGCGGCTTCGAGCAGAGCTGGCTGGTGGGCACCGGTGTCGAGGGTGCGCTGGCCTTCTTCCCGGGTGCGGCGGGTGTGCGGGCCTTGTGGGCCGACGCTCCGGCAGTGCCGGGCCCCGCCGTGTGGCCGGTTGCGACGCCGGCCGAGGAGCGGCTTGCGATCGCCCAGCGGGTGTCGGCCTGCCCCTGGACGGGCACCCACCCGCGGGTGCTGGCGAAGGCCATCGTGATGATTCAAGGCCCCAAGGTGCTGGCACTGAGTGCTGATGAAGCGGTGCCGCTCCACCTGGGCGAACATAACCGGTGGCAGCTGATGGCGTCGACCGGGGGTCGTCCCTGCCAGTTGATGGGCGAGTGGGACGGCGAGCAGCTCGTCCCGCTGACCGCCTGGCGCGGCCCGGCCGAGGGTGTGCTGTGGCAACGGGGGGCCGAATGA
- a CDS encoding AAA family ATPase — protein sequence MTASTAATTPQQVMRQHAEVQFAEELAELRRVDDRARPENWALSPWAVVRYLMGGKLDNGFEVSAKYIGSARLMEIAVATLATDRALLLYGVPGTAKSWVSEHLAAAISGDSTLLIQGTAGTSEEQLRYGWNYAQLLAHGPSEAALVASPLMQAMRRGRIARIEELTRIPADVQDSLITVLSEKTLPIPELGSEVQASRGFSVIATANNRDKGVNELSAALKRRFNTVVLPVPATEDEEVSIVVKRVAELGRALQLPAEPPALKEVRRIVQIFRELRNGKTEDGKTQIKSPSATLSTAEAISVINSGMALAGHFGDGVLRAHDLASGLIGAVVKDPVQDNVVWNEYLETVMKERSEWKDLYRAFRDLS from the coding sequence ATGACCGCTTCCACTGCCGCGACGACCCCCCAGCAGGTGATGCGCCAGCATGCCGAAGTGCAGTTCGCCGAAGAGCTGGCCGAGCTGCGCCGCGTCGATGACCGTGCGCGGCCCGAGAACTGGGCGTTGTCGCCCTGGGCCGTGGTGCGCTACCTGATGGGTGGCAAGCTCGACAACGGCTTCGAGGTCAGCGCCAAGTACATCGGCAGCGCCCGCCTGATGGAGATCGCCGTCGCCACGCTCGCCACCGACCGCGCGCTCTTGCTCTACGGCGTGCCCGGCACGGCCAAGTCGTGGGTGTCGGAGCACCTGGCCGCGGCCATCAGCGGCGACTCCACGCTCTTGATCCAGGGCACCGCGGGCACCAGCGAAGAGCAGTTGCGCTATGGCTGGAACTACGCGCAGCTGCTGGCCCACGGGCCGTCGGAGGCTGCACTCGTCGCCAGCCCGCTGATGCAGGCCATGCGCCGTGGCCGCATCGCACGCATCGAAGAACTCACCCGCATCCCCGCCGACGTGCAGGACAGCCTCATCACCGTGCTGTCCGAGAAGACTCTGCCCATCCCCGAGCTCGGCAGCGAGGTGCAGGCCTCGCGCGGCTTCAGCGTGATCGCGACCGCCAACAACCGCGACAAGGGGGTCAACGAACTCTCGGCCGCTCTCAAGCGGCGCTTCAACACCGTGGTGCTGCCAGTGCCGGCCACCGAAGACGAAGAAGTCTCCATCGTCGTCAAGCGGGTGGCCGAACTGGGCCGCGCGCTGCAGCTGCCGGCCGAGCCACCGGCGCTGAAGGAGGTGCGGCGCATCGTGCAGATCTTCCGCGAGCTGCGCAACGGCAAGACGGAAGACGGCAAGACGCAGATCAAGTCGCCGAGCGCCACGCTCTCGACCGCCGAGGCCATCTCGGTGATCAACAGCGGCATGGCCCTCGCCGGCCACTTCGGCGACGGGGTGCTGCGCGCGCACGACCTCGCTTCGGGCCTGATCGGCGCGGTGGTGAAAGACCCGGTGCAGGACAACGTGGTCTGGAACGAATACCTCGAAACGGTGATGAAAGAGCGCAGCGAGTGGAAGGACCTGTACCGCGCCTTCCGCGACCTCAGCTGA
- a CDS encoding VWA domain-containing protein, translating into MSTNDDDRLRRWRLVLGQEAEASCGALAGPALEMDQALAALYEPQGPGGLQSRDRRGGRGGSAPSVARWLGDIRKYFPSQVVQVMQRDALERLNLRDMLLQPEMLQSVQPDVHLVASLMALSHVIPAGTKETARQVVRAVVDELMKRLEEPMRSAITGALDRSRRNRRPRHAEIDWQRTIRANLKHWQPEYRTVVPETLVGYGRKARRPQREVVLCIDQSGSMANSVVYASIFGAVMASLPAVATKLVVFDTAVVDLSEQLDDPVELLFGVQLGGGTDINGAVGYCQSIIREPRNTIFVLISDLYEGGVEANLLRRAAELVESGVQFITLLALSDEGAPAYDHALAAKLAALGVPSFACTPDAFPGLMAAAIRRDDVNAWAAGQGLVTSAKAR; encoded by the coding sequence ATGAGCACGAACGACGACGACCGCCTGCGCCGCTGGCGCCTGGTGCTGGGCCAGGAGGCCGAAGCGTCCTGTGGCGCGCTCGCCGGCCCGGCGCTCGAGATGGACCAGGCCCTCGCCGCGCTCTACGAACCGCAGGGCCCCGGCGGCCTGCAATCGCGCGACCGGCGCGGTGGCCGCGGCGGCTCGGCCCCGAGCGTGGCCCGCTGGCTGGGCGACATCCGCAAGTACTTCCCGAGCCAGGTGGTGCAGGTGATGCAGCGTGATGCGCTGGAGCGCCTGAACCTGCGCGACATGCTGCTGCAGCCCGAGATGCTGCAGAGCGTGCAGCCCGACGTGCACCTGGTGGCCAGCCTGATGGCGCTGTCGCACGTGATCCCGGCCGGCACCAAGGAGACCGCGCGCCAGGTGGTGCGCGCGGTGGTCGACGAGCTGATGAAGCGCCTGGAAGAGCCGATGCGCTCGGCCATCACCGGCGCGCTCGACCGCAGCCGCCGCAACCGCCGGCCGCGCCATGCCGAGATCGACTGGCAGCGCACCATCCGCGCCAACCTCAAGCACTGGCAGCCCGAGTACCGCACCGTGGTGCCCGAGACCCTGGTCGGCTACGGCCGCAAGGCACGCCGGCCGCAGCGTGAGGTGGTGCTGTGCATCGACCAGAGCGGCTCGATGGCCAACTCGGTGGTCTACGCCAGCATCTTCGGCGCGGTGATGGCCTCGCTGCCGGCGGTGGCCACCAAGCTCGTGGTCTTCGACACCGCGGTGGTCGACCTGAGCGAGCAGCTCGACGACCCGGTGGAGCTGCTCTTCGGCGTGCAGCTCGGGGGTGGCACCGACATCAACGGCGCGGTGGGCTATTGCCAGTCCATCATCCGCGAGCCGCGCAACACCATCTTCGTGCTCATTTCCGACCTGTACGAAGGCGGCGTCGAGGCCAACCTGCTGCGCCGCGCCGCCGAGCTGGTCGAGAGCGGCGTGCAGTTCATCACCCTGCTGGCGCTGAGCGACGAAGGGGCGCCCGCCTACGACCATGCGCTCGCGGCCAAGCTCGCCGCCTTGGGGGTGCCTTCGTTCGCCTGCACGCCCGATGCCTTCCCCGGCCTGATGGCGGCGGCCATTCGCCGCGACGACGTGAACGCGTGGGCCGCCGGGCAGGGCCTGGTCACGAGTGCCAAGGCGCGCTGA
- a CDS encoding CsbD family protein, with translation MNKDQVKGAMKDAAGKVQRKAGEALGSPKHEARGAAKQVEGKVQKRYGDAKEALKDADRNLRRDDDL, from the coding sequence ATGAACAAGGACCAGGTGAAAGGCGCCATGAAGGACGCCGCCGGCAAGGTGCAACGCAAGGCCGGCGAGGCGCTCGGCAGCCCCAAGCACGAAGCCCGTGGTGCGGCCAAACAGGTCGAGGGCAAGGTGCAGAAGCGCTACGGCGATGCGAAGGAGGCGTTGAAGGACGCCGACCGCAACCTGCGCCGTGATGACGACCTCTGA
- a CDS encoding GAF domain-containing protein: MKTFQALLDQLTLGLDSRTYNLDQTSELVCRHVQAELGCSQVSIWLLEQGPEGPAMRHQVGYDGPAERVLVATEPVCHPNILPYVQELTQQGVFASDDAWADERLGGLRDNFLVPLDLRSVLYATIGANGTTTAILACAERARTRHWTAVEIRTLKAYADAISLRRARRHRREAEAKSLAQRLLQA, encoded by the coding sequence ATGAAAACATTCCAAGCCTTGCTGGACCAGCTGACCCTGGGCCTCGACTCCCGGACGTACAACCTCGACCAGACCTCGGAGCTGGTGTGCCGCCACGTGCAGGCCGAGCTGGGGTGCTCGCAGGTGAGCATCTGGCTGCTCGAGCAGGGGCCGGAAGGCCCGGCGATGCGCCACCAGGTGGGCTACGACGGGCCGGCGGAGCGGGTGCTGGTCGCCACCGAGCCGGTGTGCCACCCCAATATCCTGCCCTACGTGCAGGAACTGACGCAGCAGGGCGTGTTCGCGAGCGACGATGCCTGGGCCGACGAACGCCTGGGGGGCCTGCGCGACAACTTCCTCGTGCCGCTGGACCTGCGCTCGGTGCTCTACGCCACCATCGGCGCCAACGGCACGACGACTGCCATCCTCGCCTGCGCCGAACGGGCCCGCACACGCCACTGGACGGCGGTGGAGATCCGCACGCTCAAGGCCTATGCCGATGCGATCTCGCTGCGCCGTGCGCGGCGCCACCGGCGCGAGGCCGAGGCGAAATCGCTGGCGCAGCGGCTGCTGCAGGCGTAG